A window of the Tiliqua scincoides isolate rTilSci1 chromosome 5, rTilSci1.hap2, whole genome shotgun sequence genome harbors these coding sequences:
- the LOC136651470 gene encoding serum paraoxonase/arylesterase 2-like: protein MGKLLALALVGIVGALIGERTVSLRNRFCTSREVIPKRLPNCHLVKGIEFGSEDIEILPNGLAFVSSGLKYPGLKSFAPGKRGEILLMDLNEKNPRPTELRISRGFDLASFNPHGISTFIGEDDVVYLFVVNHPQSKSTVELFQFVEEDNSLVHLKTIRHELLQSVNNIVALSPDSFYATNDHYFTHFFMMLLEMLLGLPWSNVVYYSPKEVKEVAKGFYFANGINISPSGQYIYVADFLGHNIHVFEKHANLSLTPVKVLQFDTHIDNIVVDPYTGDLWLGCIPGGLFFFYDPEKPPGSEVFRIQDIHSEKPIVTQVYVDDGSVIQASSVAAVHTNKLFIGTIFHRALFCDL, encoded by the exons AAATAGATTTTGCACTTCACGGGAAGTAATACCAAAGCGGCTTCCAAACTGTCATCTTGTGAAAGGAATTG AGTTTGGCTCAGAAGATATTGAAATTCTTCCCAATGGCTTGGCTTTTGTTAGCTCT gGTTTGAAATACCCTGGGTTAAAAAGCTTTGCACCAGGTAAAAGAGGGGAAATACTTCTGATGGATTTAAATGAAAAAAACCCTCGACCAACAGAACTAAGAATCAGCCGTGGGTTCGATTTGGCATCTTTTAACCCTCatgggatcagcacattcattgGTGAGG ATGATGTCGTTTACCTCTTTGTTGTAAATCATCCACAATCCAAGTCAACAGTGGAGCTATTTCAATTTGTAGAGGAGGATAATTCCCTTGTGCACCTTAAAACTATCAGACACGAGCTTCTGCAAAG TGTGAATAATATTGTGGCTCTGAGTCCAGACAGTTTCTATGCCACCAATGACCATTACTTCACACACTTCTTCATGATGTTATTGGAAATGTTGCTGGGCTTGCCCTGGTCAAATGTTGTTTACTACAGCCCAAAAGAAGTAAAAGAAGTGGCAAAAGGATTTTACTTTGCAAATGGAATTAACATTTCACCCAGTGGCCA ATATATCTACGTTGCTGATTTCCTGGGTCATAATATTCATGTCTTTGAAAAACATGCGAATTTAAGTTTAACTCCTGTAAAG GTGCTGCAGTTCGACACTCACATTGATAACATAGTTGTTGATCCTTATACTGGAGACCTTTGGTTAGGATGCATTCCTGGTGGTCTGTTCTTCTTCTATGATCCGGAAAAGCCTCCAGGCTCAGAG GTCTTTCGCATCCAGGACATCCATTCTGAGAAGCCTATAGTCACGCAAGTGTATGTTGATGATGGATCGGTGATTCAAGCAAGTTCGGTAGCTGCAGTGCATACCAACAAGCTGTTTATCGGCACTATATTTCACAGAGCTCTTTTCTGTGACCTGTAA